The Aspergillus nidulans FGSC A4 chromosome VII nucleotide sequence AGGAAAGTCTCGTAATCAGGGTCGTCGGAGgtctcatcaacaacaacctGTTTCTTGTCGTCCGAGATCTTGAAGATAATGAATTTGGGCTTAGATCCCTTCTGACCACCGGTCATGCGGAGGTTGTTGAATGCGGTAATGCATTCATCCTGAACCTGGACACTGAGCGTTCAACAGCGTTAGAATCGTATATAACGCCGGGTATAATCAATTCGAGGCCGACGCTGGGGGCGACGAGTAAACATACCCAGATGCGAGCTATGCAACGACAAGCTACAGTTAACAGAACGAATTTCCAATGTATGCGATTGTATCAGTTACTCACCGACATTGTTATTCTAGAGTGAGGCTTTGCAATATGTGATTTGCACTGGCAGACGACGTCAGCTGTAATTGCTCGCCTGGTTTGCTCCACCCCATATCTAAGTAGAGAGAGGCTGGATATAAAACTTTGGTGTTCCAACTGACCAGCAAGACCTAAATGTGAATGGGGAAATGGTTATTTCAAGAGGTAGGATTATTGGGAGCAAAAGACAAGTAGGTAGAGGGATGGGGGAAGTTCGAGAGGGGCACTCACTTCCAAGTTGCTGCGCTTGCGTTAGGCGGTTAGTGGGGTGGCCGACCAGCCACGCTTGATTCGCTGCGACAGTCGTAACAATGCCACACTGTCAGCCCCTGAATCATTATTTTTATACTCTGCAAAATAAACGTGCAGCCTGCAACTGTCTACATATTTGAGGCTGCCCTATTCAGGCAGGTGATTTCAACAGACCCAGGCCGTGCCGCCCTTGGATTGATCACATTTACGCTGTTGACCGAAGTAGAACCGGCGGAGAATTTGGATCTATAATATTGCAGGTATGAAGCTAAATATACGTACATATATCGATATGTACCGAAGAAAGTTAGTCAAGCCACTAGTAAGAACCAAAGGCAGATAGCCGTTGCGCATTCGACAATTGAAAGctcgtcctcctcaacaaAGTGAAACAAATGCATATCGAACCCATGAGGGTTGAAGTAGCATGAGGTACTGTTGTAGAGTCTTGAATGCGTGAGAATGGCAGTTCCAAAGAAGTCATTTACCGCTGAAAAGAAGGGGTATATAAACACAAAAGCGCTAAAGGAAAGGTCGTCTCGGGCGCATCCGGAGGGGTCTCGAAAGTTGCTGAGTAGCAAACAGTGGTAAGGCCAGTAGGGCGAATAAATGAAGCCGTAAACAGGCAACAGATGAGCCTTGCGTATATAATCGAGCGACGTTGGGTATCGATGGGGTTTGTTGGGGGCTGTGGTGCTGAATCACAAGGTTGCTGGCGTTGAGGGAGGCATAAACCAGGCCTTCCCAtgaagaaacaaaaaaaaatcaaaggCGTTATCGTCAAGgcatgaagaaggacaagaagcagTGCTGCGATCCGGGCATAGATCAATATCTTTCTGCtacttcatcatctccttGTGCACCATCAATGATCTTTCTCCAGTGTTGTGGGAGACAGACGCAAACCAATGGGAATGCCTTGATCTCGCCTGATGGAGCTGGTGACGTCCTCTGCGAGCGACCCGACACGCCGCTATCACGTTGCTCGCGATGTCTAGCATCGTACTCTTCTGCGCTCTCGGGTACGCGGACACCCGTCGCCCATCCATCATCCCAGATGCCTATCACCTTAATCATCTCGCCGCGTTCTAGGCCAAACTCGTCACCCGCCCGCGGTTGATAAGCCCAGAGCACTGCAACCTTATCACCGGGATGGATGTCGTCCTGCGAGTAATAATCTTGAAAAGAAGATAGCTGCTCCGACTGTCCACTGGTCAGCCCTTCCGGCGAAGAGTACTGTCCTATTGTACCTGAGCGAGGAGAAGTATCACTACCGACGCCAGCCAGAGCCGAATTGCTGGAAAGTGAACCTTGTCGTTTACCAGTTGTCGGTGGAATCTTTTTGTTGATGGCGCCAGGGCTTGCGAAGCCTTCAGAGTCGGAAGAATCACTGTACTTGGCACTACCACCAAGGAAGGCTCCCGAACTGCGAGAGTgtcctggagaagagcttgGGGCCTCACGAAGCGCGGACATTCTGGCGACACGTCCAGGAGCGACACCGAAAGCTTGGTTCCCAGGCTGTTGCATGGGAGATCCTTTTCTTTGCGGGTTCGGTTTGTTTAAAGAGTTATCGTCGGTCGCCTCACGCTTCCGTCGCCAGTAATAGATTAAGCCAAACGCTATGAGAACTGCAAGAATGGCGAACCCAGCCACAGAGCCTATGACAATGCCCGCAATTTGGCCTCCTGATAAGCCGTTATCCGTATCATTTCCCGCATCTGTTCCGGTCGTGTATATGGGAATAAAGGACGTGGTCGGGGTCGGCAGATCTACTCCTTCGCATCGACTTGAAGCGTTCGCATTTACACAACAAGAATCGGTCGAGTTGACGGTGCTGGACGCGCAGAATCCGCATAGACCGATGAGGTTCGATCGGAAGCCGCATTCGTTGGGTTCATTGTCTGCCGCCGATATGCAAGAACCAGTGAGAGAACCGTCAGGGCCAGTGCAGACAGCGAAATCTGAGCGGATCTGGTTTAGATAGTCACTTCGTCTGTCCGGGCAAAGCTCGTCATTAACCAcgatctcctcctcgctTGAAGCCATCAATGCCTGTTGCATAGTTAGCAGTTTGCATGGATGGGAGAAAAAATCAGCACGCACGCAATCTTCGGCACAGAGAGGTCGTGACTGTTCAGCAGACAGATCACAGTCGCTCTCGGAGCTCTGGACTAAACCGCTGCAGATGGCACTTGTGGTATACCGCGCATAGTAATCACTGGCGTTGGAGAGATCGCCCTGGCAGCCCAGGAATACGGAATACCTGCAGCCTGGTTAACTTGCTCCGCCTCCATACCAAGTTCCTAAACGCACTTGCTCTGAATGTATGAGCCCAGTACATAACTGTTAAGGGCAGCATCGAATTCGCTCAAGTTTGTAACGTTTCGCAGAAACGGGCTGGGCGATGGTTAGTACTGGCTTCGCATTGCATTGTTTTACGGACGTACAAATCGGTGTAGAGATTAGAGTTCGTGGAAATTGAAGACGCATTGAAGGCTGGGCATTGCGTTGAGCCTGATAGTGAAATACAGGTGCCGGACATGGTGTTGCTCGTTTGCTCACGGAGCGTATTACTGGGTATTCGTTGGAATGCTCGCAGCTCAATGGTCAACCTCTTAAGCAAATTGGCCGCAGCGCCCGATCATGTTGTATCCTGCCTTAGCACTGATTCGAGTCCTCGTCTTtctctgaaaaaaaaaatgcgGCGGTGATCGCGACAAGTTCGAGAGTAACAGGGGGCTCAGTTTCAGAAGCGAAATATCATTGGCGAAAacagagggaaagaaggagaaaacGTCCACTGGCGTGGTGAAGAATTGAAATTGAACGAATGACTGGTCCACAGAGGGCGTTCAGAGGAAGAACCACGCAAGGACACAAAGGGGAAGCGAGATCATCGACGAGAGCCTGGAGAGTCGCTGAACACAAGGGCAGCGCGCTGATCGGGGGAGACTGATCCAAACCCCGTGATTTCCTGGTCGGGCTTACTGGTTTGGGTTGGACAGGAAGTCAGGAGCCCGCGGTCGCTTCCCAAAAACTCTGGCAGAGCCTGAAGCAAGGTGAGTGCCCACAGAAGTCTGAAAAGAATGAATCGATCAAATGAGAGATTTTGAGGCCACACTCAGCAAGGTTGACTCTGGCACTCAAAAGGGGGACGCACGGCTGGGCCTCTGGGAGGTTTGCCAGACTGCAATTAAACCAGCCTCCACAGAACCCACTCGGCGAAGAAGCTAGACTGTTCAGGCAGAACAACAACAAATTTATGCGATCTGGAGTCAGTTACACACCGTTTCAGCAAGGTCCTACTACTTATGCATCCATGAAGCGTTAGAAAAGACCAGGAACAGCGACTGAATCAGCCTTGCTTTCCTCCTGTGGAGCTGCGAGCAACGATTCTTCGGCAGGCAGAAGGCAGACTCGTCAGATCTCAGAACCCTGGCTCAGTGAAATTTGTTCAGACTCTGGAGACCAAGCGGGCCGCGAGAGGAACCCACAGTCCCATCTGTTTTCGATGAACTGTGCGTTTGTGATCTGTTTCTTGAGACCTTCTGCTCGGCAGTGACTAATTGACGTGGCGGACCGCCAGCAAGCGCTTCCGACATATCGCAATTACGAGACGGTGAGCTGATGTATATGCTTCTTCTGGACCGGCGGCGTCTGTCGAGCAATGATATATCGCGAAAGTTTGTCCCAAGTCAAACTTAATCTAGAGGCTGGAATAATTGCATATTGGTCAATCTTCGCCGGTATCTTTGCAAGGGCCGCTGCAAGGTATCGCGTCCTGTGCAAGTCTTGGTCTGGTATTCTTCCACTTGTCATATTTCCGAGTTCAACGCGATTGTTTCAGGATCTGCAGGATGCTTGTTCGCCATGCGGCGGCCGCTGGTCGTATTTTACTTTTGGGAGACCAGGATCTGGGCCTTATCTTCGCGAGTCGACACGGAGTCTGCAGCATGGTCTCCAATTTTGAGTGACTCGGCGGAAACGTCAACTCAGTTGCCTTCCTACCCCTGGATCGTGATTCACGGTCAGTGTCTGTTGAGCGCCGGGTTCTCCAGAGCAATGATTTTGACACTCGTAAGCATAGTTGTCATTCATGGTACCAAATCCACCCTTTCTTGGTATCGCGCTACGGACTATCTAGGCTCCCTGTGCTCGGTTGAAAGTATATATCGAAATATGGTCGGCTTTTCCCTTGGGGATATCCGACGCTCTTTCGTGGACTCTCTTGTTCAATGATGAATCTGGATACTATCATCATCTCTCACGATGAGAGAGGCCTGTGGCCGCGGAAACATCCATTTTTGGTAACCGTGTAGCtcgaaatatatatttgggTTATCTCCCGCGACATGAGTAGGTCTGTCCTAAAAATAGACAACCAGCACTTAATTCGCTGATTGAATCGACATCGCCAAGTTACGCAAGCACAATCCTGGTCTACCTAGGGTGTTCAATCGCGACCTGGGCCCGATTAGGCAGGATATGGGTTATTGCGATGGTAACTCCAAGCACATACCCGAGTAATATATTGAAACACAAGATTCCATACAAGCCAAAGGTGCCAGTGTCGAGCAACTACAACAGGCGTTATATGAAGCAGAATTAATCGTGAGGCCCATCCAGACGCTGCCTCGTGTGGCACGTCGACCGTATTACCCGTGCTGCAGGGATATATGGTACCTAAGGTCCATAGTAAATGAATAAGGTATTCGGACAATGTCTGGCTAGACGCTATCCACACTTACGGACGGAAAATACTTGAGAGTCAGAGAGCTCAAATTTTGTACCCCTAGAGAAGCGCTTTACATTGCGTGCTAGAACCCAAGGTTTTGGGAATGTTTAAACTGACTCAGGACTATGGCTCTCTGAACGAAGGTTTGAACTAGCCTAGCATTATAAAAATCAGCCCGATAGGAGGAAGAGCGGACGCAGGCGTTTATTCTGATTGGCTGATCATAACCTAGGGCAAGCGCTAGTACCAAACAGATTTGAGCCCCCGAAGCTAATACTATACTGAACTATATCTGGTGACCACGTTTCGTTGTCCGGAGTTCTGGCTAGTTTTATTGGCTTGAGTATTTAAAATAAACTGAGAGTTATCACCAAGCAGCATGTTAGCTCAGGGGAAGAGCGCCGGGCTCATAACCCGGAGGACCCTGGATCGAAACCAGGACATGCTACAGTTCAATTTCGGAGCTCATCGAGcacttctctttttttgttcttcttttgtcctctttcccctctcttATTAGAGCATAGTCTTACATCATCAACCGAGCCAGTAGCTTGTGAAAAACCATCCAGCAACTGCGCTAGGCAGCCGGATAGTCCTTTTTGACAAAGGCGTCTCGGAAAAACACGGATATCTTACGCAGCGCGGTCACGTTACTTTGCTGCCTTTCGTCAAGCGAAGGGTTAAGCGCAGCAACAGCTCAATGTCCGTTCTCGATAGACAACTCTGGGAATTTCCATTTAGCCGAATGTCCGATTTTTTGTAGCTTCAAGGGCCGTAGAGTGAATAACGGTAAGGAATGGCATGTACGGTCATATTCAGCACTGAATAGGTATTTCAGGTAGTTAACAAGTACAACAGAACGTGAATAAATCCAAATATCATAAATGAGGGCATAGCGTCCAGT carries:
- a CDS encoding SH3 domain protein (transcript_id=CADANIAT00009012) — translated: MSGTCISLSGSTQCPAFNASSISTNSNLYTDFPFLRNVTNLSEFDAALNSYVLGSYIQSKYSVFLGCQGDLSNASDYYARYTTSAICSGLVQSSESDCDLSAEQSRPLCAEDCALMASSEEEIVVNDELCPDRRSDYLNQIRSDFAVCTGPDGSLTGSCISAADNEPNECGFRSNLIGLCGFCASSTVNSTDSCCVNANASSRCEGVDLPTPTTSFIPIYTTGTDAGNDTDNGLSGGQIAGIVIGSVAGFAILAVLIAFGLIYYWRRKREATDDNSLNKPNPQRKGSPMQQPGNQAFGVAPGRVARMSALREAPSSSPGHSRSSGAFLGGSAKYSDSSDSEGFASPGAINKKIPPTTGKRQGSLSSNSALAGVGSDTSPRSGTIGQYSSPEGLTSGQSEQLSSFQDYYSQDDIHPGDKVAVLWAYQPRAGDEFGLERGEMIKVIGIWDDGWATGVRVPESAEEYDARHREQRDSGVSGRSQRTSPAPSGEIKAFPLVCVCLPQHWRKIIDGAQGDDEVAERY